TTAATGGCCCATAATGGATCACGTTGGTTGACACTGGGGATAGTTGCAAAGTTATAAATGGGAGGAGGAGAAGAGACGGACCATTCCAGCGTTCTGCCGTTCCAAGGGTCTCCCGTTTTATCTCGATTCTGTTTTCGTTCAACAATGCTCTTGAATAAGCCATAAATTTGAATACTGACACCGCAAAGAATCACCAAGGCGCCCAGGGCTACGAGAATAAAGTGGGATTGCCAGCCTGTAGCAGCTTCATAGTGATCCAAACGCCTTGTGGCTCCCATAAAACCAAGCATATATAACGGCATAAAAGCGAGTAAAAATCCTATGAACCAGCACCAAAAGGCATAGCGATTTAAGGTTTCACTTAGAAAAAAACCTGTGAACTTGGGAAACCAATAAGTAAAACCGGCAAAAAATCCAAATAGCACTCCTCCGATCACCATTCCATGAAAGTGAGCGACTAGAAATAGACTATTGTGGACTTGAAAGTCAACAGGCGGAGAAGAAAGAAGGATGCCCGTCATTCCACCGATGCTGAAGTTGAGCACAAAAGCAAAAAACCATAGCATAGAGGAAGTAAAATGAACGCGCCCTCTGAATTTAGTAAATAGCCAATTGAAAATTTTTACGCCGGTTGGGATTGCCACTAACATCGTCATCACGGCAAAAAAAGCATTGACTTTTGGGCTAGCCCCCATCGTAAAAAAGTGGTGAAGCCATACGATGAAAGAAAGAAAAGCAATGATAATCAGGGCCCATACCATGGAGGCATAGCCAAACAGCCGTTTTTCTGAAAAAGTAGGGACAACTTCCGAAAAGATTCCAAACGCAGGTAAGATTAAAATATAGACTTCCGGATGTCCCCATGCCCAAATAAGATTGATGTACATCATGGGATTCCCCCCGTGGTCTGTGGTGAAAAAGTGCATGCCAAGATAACGGTCTAATGTCAGCATGGCAAGCGTTGCGGTCAGAATAGGGAAGGCAAAGACGATCAGAACAGATGCACATAAAGCGCTCCAGGTAAAGATAGGCATTCTCATCAGGGTCATGCCTGGGCAGCGCATCGTTAAAATGGTGACTAAAAAGTTGATCCCAGACAGGGAAGTTCCTATTCCCGATATCTGGACAAGCCAGATCCAGTAATCAATGCCAACCCCAGGGCTATATTGAATCTCAGCAAGGGGAGGATATGCAAGCCAGCCCGCAGCTGAAAATTGTCCAATTGCTAAAGAAACAAGCGTCATCATGGCACCTGAAGCAAAAAGCCAGAAGCTGAGTGAATTCAGAAAAGGAAAGGCCACGTCTCTTGCTCCAATTTGCAAGGGGATGACAAGATTGAGAATTCCGACGACGATCCCCATACCGACGAAGAAGATCATGGTGGTGCCATGTGCGGAAAAAACTTCTTGAAAGTGTCCGGGGGAGATAATGCCAGGGGAGCCTCCCACCGAAAGGGCTTGGTGCAAACGCATCATCAGCGCATCTGCGAATCCTTTAAAGAACATAATTAAGGCCACTATGATGTACATCATGCCAATCTTTTTGGGATCGACAGATGTTAGCCACTCCTCCCAAAGCCACTTCCACCTTTTGGTATAGGTGATGGCGGCTATAATTCCGATACCTGTCAAAATCATGCCGTAAACAGCAAAACTTTGGCTTGCCTCGTGCTGGAAAGCCTCCCAAGTTAATTTACCAAACATTTTGAATTATCCTCCCTGCGGATGCATGTATTTCATGAGAACCTGCTCAAACAAGCTGCCATCTTTTAATCGATATATTTGCGGTGGGACATAGCTGCTGGGAAGCGCTAACTTGTGATATTCCTCTGTATTTAAAACCCGAGAGGATTGTTTTGCGGATTCCACCCATTGATGGTACTCTTCTTCCGATGAAGCTCGGGTAATGAAGTGCATCCCTGCAAAGCCTTCGCCGCTGATATTTGCAGAACAACCTCTAAAATCGCCTTTCTCACTTGCGATTAAATGCAATTGCGTTTTCATTTGAGGCATGGCATATATTTGGCCCCCTAGCTGAGGGATCCAAAAGGAGTTCATCGGAGCGTCTGCCGTAATTTCAAAATGAATGGGAACCCCTGCTGGAATTTGCAAAAAGTTTAAACTGGCAATTTTCTCCTCTGGATAAATAAATAGCCATTTCCATTGCAAGGCCACCACTTGGACGGTGATTGGCTTTTTATCCGATTCAATCGGCTTTAAAGGGTCAAGCTCATAGGTTTTAACCCATGTCAAAACAGCAATAATACATGTAAAAACAAAGGGAATCCCCCACCATAAGTATTCCGCTAAACGATTGTCGTCTAAGTCAGGGTCGTATTTGGCGTGGCGATTATCAGCGCGATATCTCCATGAGAAAACGAACGTTAAAATGTATACAGGAATGATCACCAGCAGCATGATGGCTTGAATGATTAAGAGAAGATTGCGCTCTTCTAAGGCAATCATCCCTTTTGGAAATAGAATCGCGATCTTGTCTCGAAATTGCCAAATGGTAAGGGGTTGCATGACCAAGAATAGCAACAAGATAAGGCTTGAAAAGAATAGCAAGAATTGAACGAATCTTTTCTTGGGAGTCATTTTTGATAAATCCTTAGATTATTTTTTAGAAAATTTGACTATAGGTTTTTTTAAGGAAAAGTCAAACTAAATTTTAAAGAAAACCTAAAAAAATTCTTGGGAAACTGCTTTAAGAGCATGGTTGAAGGATGATTTATTTTTTACTATTGCCTTACAAAATGAGGTAAAGGGGGGACATATTAGGCAAAAAGGGGACAATAAGAAACCAAATTTTCCGGCAGGCGAATGTTTGAATTGAGGAGCTAATCATTGCTCATCTCAACAAACGGCCCCTTTAATTGCTAGAGAGGCCTTTTTTCTTCCTGCGAATTTAGACCTTCTATTGTCTATCAATTAAATAAATTATAAAAGGTTGAGCTTAAATTTTATGCGAATTAAGCTGGCATTAACATCTATTAACTTTAATATCGGACTAATTATGGGGCGTATCCAGTTGTCGTCTCTTTGGTCTTTTTTTATCCCTTGCATGAGCCAGCCTTCTGGGATGGAGCAGCTGCCAGAAGAGCTAACATTGCACATTTTTTCTTTCTTGACGGTACAAGATCTTGCTACAACGGAAAAGGTTTGCAGAAACTGGCAGCGCCTAAGTCTTGATGGCCAGCTTTGGGCGAGGCTCTATCAAAATCGTTATCCTCGCGCCGACGTCAAAGGCGGGAGATGTTTTAAAAAGCTTTTCAGCATGCGTCATCGAGGGGAGGTAGAATTGGAAAAAGCGAGAAGATGGTTAGCAAATCTTAGCAAATCTTCGGATATTGCTAAAAACCTATCTCAATAAGGTATCATTCTAAGAAATCGAGCCTTGTCTCTAAGGAATGAAGGAGGCGCTGAGACAGAAAATCGAGGTAAACTTTTAGAGAATTTTAGAGCCTTTGTTTTCTCCTGAATAAGGGCCCATGAGATAGCGTTATTAAAATAGCTTCTTAGGAGCCCCTTCTTTCCCGTGCGTTTATTTTCCCGCCAAATGCAATAGCTTTAAATACATATGAACCTCAATTTTTGGACTAAAGCTTTATTAGATCTCTTTCGAAATCTCTTTTGTTTGTCTTTCTTGTCTTTACTCAATATTTTGAAACTTTTGATTTAAATAAAGGTATCGTATAATTTTTTATTCCCTGAGCAAGACTTTTAGGCGGACATTACCAATTGAGTGAAAAAAAAACAAATATTTTATTAATTTCTCTTTTGCTGCTTAAGGCAGCCTGCATGTTTTGGATGATTACTTCACGTGAGATAGGTTTAGGGCCTGATGAAGCGCAGTATTGGACATGGAGCCAAGCCCTTGATTGGGGGTATTATAGCAAACCGCCAGGAATAGCTTGGCAAATAGGGGGGGGAACGCAGCTTTTTGGAAACACTGAGCTTGGCGTGCGCTTTGCTTCTATTCTCTTCGGGATCATTCAGCCCTTGCTAATATATGGCTTAGCTAGGGCCTGCTCTTTGTTACCTCAAACTGCTTTTTGGGCAGCTCTCATCATGGCATTTTCTCCGTTAGGCGTGATGGGATCGCTGCTGGCAATTACGGATGCTGGCATGCTCATTTTTTGGACAGCTGCCTGCATTGGGATTGCGAATGCCATCGAGCGTCATACTACGCCTTCTTATTTGCTAATAGGGGTTTTTATTTTTCTGGGGGCGTTATTCAAATGGCCAATCTATCTCTTATGGAGCTGGATTCTAGTAGGGTGGCTTTTTTTCCCATGCTTGAGAAGCCGGAATATATTAGGAGGTCTTCTTGTCTCCTTATTTGGCCTATTTCCCAGTGTGGTATGGAATGTTTCTCACCGATGGGCAACCTTTCACCACGTATTTTCAACGGTTCAGGGGGCCGAAAGCCGGGTTTTATTTCAAGGAAATGCTTTAGATTTTATAGGAGCGCAGGCCGTATTAATTTCTCCCTTGCTCTTTTTTTTAGCTTTATGCGCTTTAGCCTATTGCTTTAGGCAGTCTTTAAGGCCCTCTCTTTTCTTTTGTGCTTTTTTCTGTTTTATCACTCTGGCAGGGTTTTGTGTATATGCTCTTTTTAAAAAAATGCAAGGGAATTGGTGTATTTTCATTTACCCCACATTCATCATTTATCTGAGTTGGTATTTAAATGAAAAAGTGACATGGGGGAAAAAGGCTTTGGTTGCCTCTTTGACCTTATCCTTGGTTGTGGGAGGAATGGGACTCAGTATTCCGTTTATGCAATCGCGCAATATCGCTATTCCCTTTCAGATTCCCTATCGGATGAATCCGTTTCGTCACAATGTGGGCTGGAAGGAAATGCAAGCCAAGCTGGATCAAGAGGGATATCGAGCAGAAAAACATTTCTTGTTTGGAGACCGGTATCAAATGAGCAGCTTATTAAGCTTTTATAATACAGGGCAAAAGCGCGCTTATTTTTTTAATTTAGACGGCATCCGTAAAAATCAATTTTCTTTTTGGCCGGATATGGCTCAAGAGCAAATGGGAAAAACAGGCTTTTTTGCTCATGTGGAAAATATTCCCTTTCATGAAGGGGAGGAGAAGGCCTATCTCGAAAAGCTATCGCCCTATTTTAAACAAGTGGATTACTTGGGTTCCTTTCCTATTTTTGAGGCCTACAACCAACCTGTAAAACGATTATTATTATTCAAATGCACTTTTTTTCTGGGCAAACAGCCTGATGAGGGAGCTGGATGGTGAGGGAGAAGGGGCTATGATGGGTGCCTCCTCTATTAATAGGTTTAGGCTGAGAAATGAGAGAGGAGTTTTTTAGCGCTATGGTTTCACCTGTAATGGTTAAGGGGGATCTCGCGCCCCTTTTCTAAAATGCGCCGCCGTTCCTGTTCATGAGAAAGGTCTTAATTGACCTTCTCGTTGGCTTCATCCCCGCAGCCATGCGATGAAGACAATGCTTTCATTATCTTTAAAAAAGCTGTTTTAAATAGAGCTATTTTCGGCTGTAATAACTAAAGCCCCCTAGCCCATCTTTGAAAAAATACGCTCATGCCCCTCATTTTTCATAAAGGAGGTGCTATTTAGTAAAATTTTGGAACGTTTCATAAGGCAGATGTCTTTCACAAAAGACTCAGGGGATGAAGAAGCCCGTTCTTTGGAGCGCCTTGTAAGCATTTATTCCAGTCAGACTCCTCTCTGATAATTCTTTATGAACAACCTTAGGACTATCAGCAAGTCTTTTTAAAAACCTACAACGTATCCCCTATCTCGTTAAGGCAATGTGCATTTGAAACATAAAGTGATCGAGAACACTGTATTGGCTGTTAGTTTGCAGAGATATGTCCGTTTTGCGAAACATTAAGATAATCCTATCTCAAGTTGTTGATAATGTTTCATAAGATCGCGGAAGTGAGCAGCATCTTCGAATTGCATCTCTTTAGCCGCTTTTTTCATCAAGCTTTCATTTTCACGAATTTTCAAGCGGATCTCCTCAAGTGTGAGGTACTCATGCTGTTCTTCTGCCACCTTTAAAGGAGGTTTTTTTACTTCTTCCTGCTCTTCATGCAGGAGGTCGGGCTCAACTAAAGGCGCAATCTCTCGCTTAACCGTTTTAGGAGTAATGCCATGTTTTAGGTTGTGTGCCTGCTGCAAGGCGCGCCTTGCTTCGGTAATTTCTAATGTATGCCGAATCGCCTTTGTGATTTTATTGGCATACATAATCACTCGCCCTTCCGCATTGCGGGCTGCCCGGCCACAAGTTTGGATGAGGGAGGTTTCACTGCGCAAAAAACCCTCTTTATCAGCGTCTAGAATAGCAACTAAAGAAACTTCAGGGATATCTAATCCTTCCCGAAGTAGGTTGATACCGACTAACACATCAAATGTACCTGAACGAAGATCTTGAATAATTTGAGCTCGTTCCAGGGTATCGATATCGGAGTGCAGGTATTTTGCTTTCACATCGAGTTCTGTCAGATAAGTGGTTAGCTCTTCTGCAAGTCGTTTGGTTAAAGTGGTGACAAGGACCCTGCCTCCTTTCTCGACGTGGGTCCTTATTTCTGCTAAGCTATCGTCGACTTGCCCATCAGCAGGTCTAACCTCAATATGGGGATCGAGAAGGCCAGTTGGGCGAATGACTTGCTCGACAATCTCACCTTGTGCTTCTGTAACTTCCCATTCTGCAGGAGTAGCAGAAACATAGACGACTTGATGAAAGTGGGCATAGCTTTCTTCAAATTTTAAAGGGCGATTGTCATAAGCAGAAGGTAGGCGGAAACCAAAATCTACCAACGAAGCTTTGCGAGCACGGTCGCCGTTATACATCGCGCGCATTTGGGGAATAGTTTGGTGCGACTCATCGATAATCAGTAAAAAATCAGAGGGGAAGTAATCGATGAGGCAGGGGGGAGGATCTCCAGGTTGACGCCGACTAAAATGGCGCGAATAGTTCTCAATCCCTTTGCAAAAGCCGATTTCACGAATCATCTCCATATCATGCTGCGTACGTTGCTGAATTCTTTGCCGTTCGATGAGGAGATTATTTTTTTCAAAAGATTCCATCCGCTCGGCTAGCTCTGCTTTGATTGTCTCTAAAGCTTGCCAACGCACTTCTTCAGGGGTGACGTGGTGAGAACTTGGATAAATGGTAATTTGTTGGATTCTTTGTCTAACTTTGCCTGTTAAAGGATCGATTTCGCTAATTCTCTCAATATCGTCTCCAAAAAACTCCACGCGAATGGATAAATCTTCTTCATAAGCTGGGAAGATTTCAAGTACATCTCCTCTCACTCGGAAGGTGGAACGAGAAAAGTCATAATCATTGCGCGTATATTGCATCTCTACAAGGTGGAGAAGAATATCGTCCCGCCGACAATTTTGGCCCGTGGTAAGGGTTAAATTCATATCGCGGTAGTACTCAGGCGTACCTAAGCCGTAAATACAAGAGACAGACGCCACAATTAAGACATCGTTGCGTTCGAGCAAAGAGCGGGTGGCGCTGAGTCGCATTTTATCTATGCGGTCATTGATAGCCATATCTTTTTCAATATAGGTATCGGTACGCGCGATATAAGCTTCGGGTTGGTAGTAATCGTAGTAAGAAACAAAGTATTCAACAGCATTGTGGGGGAAAAAGGCTTTAAATTCTTGATAAAGTTGGGCTGCTAGGGTTTTATTATGGGCAATCACCAACGTCGGACGCTGCACTTGAGCGATAACGTTGGCCATAGTATAGGTTTTACCTGAGCCTGTAATCCCTAAAAGAACTTGAGCTTTTTTTCCCTCAGCAATTCCCTGGGCAATTTTTTCAATTGCCTGAGGTTGGTCTCCAGCTGGAGGGAAAATGGATTCTAATTGAAATTTTCCGTTCACTTTGATTGTTTTCCCATTTTTTCTTTGGCAGCTTTAGCAATTTTTTTCCACGTTCCACTTAAGCCCATTAAGCTCAGCATCTCTTTGACGGTTTCATTGGAGATTTCGATCATTTTTTGAGTGCCTTCATAGATGACTTGCTCGACGAGCCCTTTTTCTTGCTCATAATATTTTCTTTTTTCCCGAATTGGGTCAAGGAAATGATTTAACGCGCGTATGAGTTTTTCTTTGACCTCTACATCGCCTACTTTGCCTTCCCGATACCGAGATTTTAGATCTTCCACTTCAGCTTTATCGGGATTGAAAGTGTCATGGTAGGCAAAGACGGGATTTCCTTCTACTGTTCCAGGCATATCTGCGCGGATCCGATTTGGATCGGTGTACATCCCTTTAACCTTTTTTTCGACGGTCTTAGCATCGTCTGCCAAGAAGATTGCATTATTGGCAGATTTACTCATCTTTCCTTGCCCATCCGTACCGATTAAAGTAGGGACATCGCTAAGCAAGCAATCGGGCAGGGGGAAAAAATCGCCGTAGTACAGGTTAAATCGACGCGCAATATCTCGCGTCAACTCAATGTGAGCCTCGTTGTCTTTTCCCACAG
The Parachlamydia sp. AcF125 genome window above contains:
- the cyoB gene encoding cytochrome o ubiquinol oxidase subunit I, which translates into the protein MFGKLTWEAFQHEASQSFAVYGMILTGIGIIAAITYTKRWKWLWEEWLTSVDPKKIGMMYIIVALIMFFKGFADALMMRLHQALSVGGSPGIISPGHFQEVFSAHGTTMIFFVGMGIVVGILNLVIPLQIGARDVAFPFLNSLSFWLFASGAMMTLVSLAIGQFSAAGWLAYPPLAEIQYSPGVGIDYWIWLVQISGIGTSLSGINFLVTILTMRCPGMTLMRMPIFTWSALCASVLIVFAFPILTATLAMLTLDRYLGMHFFTTDHGGNPMMYINLIWAWGHPEVYILILPAFGIFSEVVPTFSEKRLFGYASMVWALIIIAFLSFIVWLHHFFTMGASPKVNAFFAVMTMLVAIPTGVKIFNWLFTKFRGRVHFTSSMLWFFAFVLNFSIGGMTGILLSSPPVDFQVHNSLFLVAHFHGMVIGGVLFGFFAGFTYWFPKFTGFFLSETLNRYAFWCWFIGFLLAFMPLYMLGFMGATRRLDHYEAATGWQSHFILVALGALVILCGVSIQIYGLFKSIVERKQNRDKTGDPWNGRTLEWSVSSPPPIYNFATIPSVNQRDPLWAIKRGEAPLPRKRYEDIYLPKNTPMGLYIGVLSLFFGFAMTWHMTWLAIVSLIGIVACVIIRLSSAQDEHVLITAAQVEQMEAAHLREVNA
- the cyoA gene encoding ubiquinol oxidase subunit II; the encoded protein is MQPLTIWQFRDKIAILFPKGMIALEERNLLLIIQAIMLLVIIPVYILTFVFSWRYRADNRHAKYDPDLDDNRLAEYLWWGIPFVFTCIIAVLTWVKTYELDPLKPIESDKKPITVQVVALQWKWLFIYPEEKIASLNFLQIPAGVPIHFEITADAPMNSFWIPQLGGQIYAMPQMKTQLHLIASEKGDFRGCSANISGEGFAGMHFITRASSEEEYHQWVESAKQSSRVLNTEEYHKLALPSSYVPPQIYRLKDGSLFEQVLMKYMHPQGG
- a CDS encoding F-box protein, whose amino-acid sequence is MRIKLALTSINFNIGLIMGRIQLSSLWSFFIPCMSQPSGMEQLPEELTLHIFSFLTVQDLATTEKVCRNWQRLSLDGQLWARLYQNRYPRADVKGGRCFKKLFSMRHRGEVELEKARRWLANLSKSSDIAKNLSQ
- a CDS encoding glycosyltransferase family 39 protein is translated as MFWMITSREIGLGPDEAQYWTWSQALDWGYYSKPPGIAWQIGGGTQLFGNTELGVRFASILFGIIQPLLIYGLARACSLLPQTAFWAALIMAFSPLGVMGSLLAITDAGMLIFWTAACIGIANAIERHTTPSYLLIGVFIFLGALFKWPIYLLWSWILVGWLFFPCLRSRNILGGLLVSLFGLFPSVVWNVSHRWATFHHVFSTVQGAESRVLFQGNALDFIGAQAVLISPLLFFLALCALAYCFRQSLRPSLFFCAFFCFITLAGFCVYALFKKMQGNWCIFIYPTFIIYLSWYLNEKVTWGKKALVASLTLSLVVGGMGLSIPFMQSRNIAIPFQIPYRMNPFRHNVGWKEMQAKLDQEGYRAEKHFLFGDRYQMSSLLSFYNTGQKRAYFFNLDGIRKNQFSFWPDMAQEQMGKTGFFAHVENIPFHEGEEKAYLEKLSPYFKQVDYLGSFPIFEAYNQPVKRLLLFKCTFFLGKQPDEGAGW
- the uvrB gene encoding excinuclease ABC subunit UvrB, whose product is MNGKFQLESIFPPAGDQPQAIEKIAQGIAEGKKAQVLLGITGSGKTYTMANVIAQVQRPTLVIAHNKTLAAQLYQEFKAFFPHNAVEYFVSYYDYYQPEAYIARTDTYIEKDMAINDRIDKMRLSATRSLLERNDVLIVASVSCIYGLGTPEYYRDMNLTLTTGQNCRRDDILLHLVEMQYTRNDYDFSRSTFRVRGDVLEIFPAYEEDLSIRVEFFGDDIERISEIDPLTGKVRQRIQQITIYPSSHHVTPEEVRWQALETIKAELAERMESFEKNNLLIERQRIQQRTQHDMEMIREIGFCKGIENYSRHFSRRQPGDPPPCLIDYFPSDFLLIIDESHQTIPQMRAMYNGDRARKASLVDFGFRLPSAYDNRPLKFEESYAHFHQVVYVSATPAEWEVTEAQGEIVEQVIRPTGLLDPHIEVRPADGQVDDSLAEIRTHVEKGGRVLVTTLTKRLAEELTTYLTELDVKAKYLHSDIDTLERAQIIQDLRSGTFDVLVGINLLREGLDIPEVSLVAILDADKEGFLRSETSLIQTCGRAARNAEGRVIMYANKITKAIRHTLEITEARRALQQAHNLKHGITPKTVKREIAPLVEPDLLHEEQEEVKKPPLKVAEEQHEYLTLEEIRLKIRENESLMKKAAKEMQFEDAAHFRDLMKHYQQLEIGLS
- the trpS gene encoding tryptophan--tRNA ligase, whose protein sequence is MAKPLYYFLGLGTTMYENQPKKRILTGDRPTGLLHLGHYVGSLKNRVELQEKYDCYFIIADLHVLTTKPEKESILKLRENIAQMVIDYLACGIDPQKSVIYLQSAIPAVYQMNLIFQMLISLNRLTGLPSLKEMARNAHMSTESIPYGLIGYPVLQSADILMPKAHLVPVGKDNEAHIELTRDIARRFNLYYGDFFPLPDCLLSDVPTLIGTDGQGKMSKSANNAIFLADDAKTVEKKVKGMYTDPNRIRADMPGTVEGNPVFAYHDTFNPDKAEVEDLKSRYREGKVGDVEVKEKLIRALNHFLDPIREKRKYYEQEKGLVEQVIYEGTQKMIEISNETVKEMLSLMGLSGTWKKIAKAAKEKMGKQSK